The genomic segment TACCTCCCTCTTTTTGCTTAAGCAATTCCATATAGCATTGCTGTAGCATGTTTGTACATTATGGTTATATTGCTACCTATTATACACTAAAATACTTTGTCTCACAAAGCATTTCTGGCAGGTTTTCAAAGAATTTCTCTCTTAATTCTTTCTTTGAACCATGAAATTTGTTATAATGAACAGATAGATTACAGTTCACACGCTCCTGTCTCATTTCCGTATGCAGTCTGCAATGAATTTGAGATACGGTACTGAGGACAGCAATACAGGCTGCAGATTGCTGTAACTGTTCAGCATTCTCACTGTTAAGAACTATTTTAGTTAAAGGGAATTTTCTATGAAAAAAAATAATATGCCACTTAATTTACGGGAGAGAATCAACTCCCGGATCAGTCTTCTGTGTTCTGTTATTGTTCTGGTTCTGCTCGTTCTGGTGATGCATCAGATGGATTACACCCTGATCCGTAAACCGCAGAAAGAAGCAGCAGAAGCAGCGGCTCTCAAGGAACAGCAGGATAAGATCAAAGCTGAAACACCTGTCATCTCCACTGCAAGTGTAATTGCTGTTGGAGATAATCTTTATCACAGCAAGCTGTATGAATCCGGCGAAAATGACTCCGGCATATGGAATTATGACCATATCTACACTCATGTTCTGGACCAGATCCAGGCTGCAGACGTAGCCATGATCGACCAGGAAACGGTTTTTGCTCCAAGCCACGATGCTGTCAGCACTTATCCTTCTTTTGCCACTCCCCAGGAAGTGGGAGATGCCATTATCAAAGCAGGGTTTGATGTAGTGGAATCTGCCACAAATCACGCCGATGATTATGGATATGACTATCTGAAAAGTACTCTGGATTTCTGGAGCACCAATTATCCGGATATTCCTGTACTTGGCATTCACTCCACCCAGGAAGATGCAGACACTGTCAAAGTAAAAGAAGTGAATGGTATTAAGATTGCTTTTCTTGACTATACATACGGCACCAATAATTCCGGTGCAGGCGAAGGATATGAGTACATGATCGATATCTTTGATAAGGATAAGATCACCACAATGATCCAGAAAGCCAAAGAAATCAGCGACTGCATCATCTTTGTGGCTCACTGGGGAACAGAAGATGAAACCATGCCAAATGAATACGAGAAACAATGGGCCGCTTTTCTGATGCAGCAGGGTGTTGATGTGATCATTGGCGGTCATCCGCATGTGCTTCAGCCTTACGGACAGCTTTCTGATGACCAGGGACACAATACCACCATATTCTACTCCCTCGGAAACTTCGTTTCCACCCAGCAGGAACTCCCGGAACTTCTGGAAGGAATGGCAAGTTTTACCATACAGAAATCAACTCTGAACGGCAAATCAACCATCCAGATCCTTTCTCCGGAAGTGAAACCTATGGTCATGCATTATAATCACGATAGCGGAGAATACGGACCATATATGCTGGATGATTATACAGAAGAACTTGCTTCTTCCCACAGTGTAAGAAATGTGATCGGTGATGAGTTTACTCTCGATAACCTGAAAGCTAAATTTAAGGAAATCATGTCCATGAATGTGAAGCCTTCCACAAATACAAACCTGCTGAACGTCAAGTTTGACTGGGAGGGCAACATGATCGACAAAACTACCGGAAATGTAGTGGAAGATACAGAATCCATCCACTCCTGGGAATATCAGGCAGACACATCAGACGGAACCGAAGACTCTTCCGACAGTTCTGACAGCTCTTCGGATGAAAGTTCCGATGATTCTTCAAACGAATATGACAGCGGTTATTGATGAATGCCCAGCAGTTTCTCTGCATTCTGTCTGGTCACATCAATGACCTCTTCTGCTGTAATTCCCTTCAGTTCTGCGATTGCCTGTGCTACATAAGGCAGATTTAATGACGAATTTCTCTTACCTCTGTTTGGCTCTGGAGACATATAGGGACAGTCTGTTTCCAGAACAAGCTGAGACAGGGGTGCATACTGAACCGTCTCTTTCAGTTTCTTTGCGTTCTTAAAAGTGACAACTCCGCCGATTCCCAGATACAGTCCCATTTTCAGATATTCTGCCGCAATCTCCCTGCTGTATGAAAAACAATGAATGATACCGCCATACATACCACCCTGCATATATTCTCTGACGATATTCAGAGTATCCTCGGCAGCTTCTCTGCTGTGGATCATAAACGGAAGCTTCTCTTCTCTGGCAATGTCAAGCTGAGCGCGAAACATTTTCTTCTGGATCTGATGTTCCTCTTCTTCCTTATGCCAGTAATAGTCCAGCCCGATCTCACCGATTGCCACCATCTTGTCCATATGGGATAATCTGCGAATCTCATCCAGAGTCTCCTGTGTCATCTTATCTGCATCATCCGGATGGATTCCCACTGCTCCATATACAAAAGGATATTTCTCCATCAGATCCACAGTATCCTGAAAACCGCCTACAGATGCACAGACATTCACAATCTTCTCAATCCCTCCATCGTACATAGACATAAGAAGCGCTTCCCTGTCTGTGTCAAAGGCCTCGTCATCATAGTGCGCATGTGTATCAATAATCATTTTTTCCAATCTCCTCATGTAATCTTATAGCAATCCCATAAAATAATGCAATCAAGACAGTTCAGCAGGACTTCACGCTATGATGGACTGGATTGTTTGCAGTAATTTATGGAATTGCTATAGTCCGATTAAAAAATCTGTTACAAAATTACCAGCTCATCCCCCGGGTGGATCACACCTCCGTGGAGAACCTTCGTAAAAACTCCCTGTTTCGGCATAATGCACTCTCCCATTTTCTTAAAGATCGCACATCCGCTGTGGCATTCTTTTCCAATCTGTGTCAGCTCCAGGACTACATCATTGCACTGGAATTTCGTGCCGATCGGAAGTGTGGCAAAGTCGATTCCCTGAACCACCAGGTTCTCTCCGAATGCCCCGTCTTCCACCTCTGCACCTCTGGCGCGAAAATCTTCAATCTTGTCAGAAGAGAGCAGACTTACCTGACGGTGCCATTTTCCGGCATGGGCATCACCCTCGATTCCCCAGTCCTCAATTACTTTAATCTCCGGAACACTTGTCTTCTGTATTCCTTTTCTTTCACTTGTACAAACCGCAATTACTTTTCCCATAAGATTATCCCTTTCACCTTCCTGTTTTAGTTTCAGATACTGTTTTCGTACCTGCTCTTCCGTTTATTGCTGTCAGCTTATCTTCTCTGCTTTGGCTCACCGATTTCTCTTTTCGTCAGTACATTCTGACGCTGCTCTGCTTTCTTATCCCTGTTATCGCCATCAGTTATCTTGCGCAGTTCCTTGCTTCCCCTGTCATGATCTCAATGCCATGTTCAAGCGCATCAATAATATACTCCAGGCTCTCTTTTACAGCTTTCGGACTTCCCGGCAGGTTAATGATCAGTGTTTTTTTGCGGATACCTGCCGTAGAACGGCTGAGCATGGCGCGTTTCGTGATGGTCATGCTGTACGCACGCATTGCCTCCGGAATCCCCGGTACACGTCTGTCAATAATATCCTCCGTTGCCTCCGGTGTAATATCTCTGGGTGAAAAACCGGTTCCGCCTGTTGTCAGGATCAGTTCCGCTGTGCCGCTGTCTGCGATTTCCGCCATTCTCTCTGACAGCATCTTTCTGTCATCCGGCAGAACATCTTCAGCCACAACCTCATATCCATTCTTCTCAACAATCTCTCGGATCGCCGGTCCGCTTAAATCCTCACGTTCTCCGCGATATCCCGTATCACTGGATGTAATGATCGCTACTCTTTTCATTTTATAAAAACCTCCCTGTCGGGCAGATAAAAAATTTTTTCGTCATCTGCCATTCTGTATTTCCATTATACACATTTCTTTTATTTTACCCAACAAATATTTTGCAAATCGCAAAGCAATTCGTGGATATCAAAAATGGAAATCTCCACTCTTACCACCCGTCTTTTCAACCAGATGAATATTGGACATTACCATATGCTTGTCAATTGCCTTACACATATCGTAGATCGTCAGAAGTGTCACCTGAACCCCTGTCAGCGCCTCCATTTCCACACCGGTCTTGCCCTCTGTTTTCACTGTACAGAAAGCGCGGATAATTCCGTTTATCTCATCCAGTTCATAGTCTACGGAACATTTCTGGATCGGAAGCGGATGGCACATGGGAATCAACTCAGAAGTCCTTTTCACTCCCATAATCCCCGCTACACGTGCTACTCCAAGCACATCTCCCTTTTTCACGGAACCCTCTTTCACAGCCTCCATGATTGCTTCTCCTACATGAATCTCACCTGTGGCAACTGCTGTTCTGTAAGTGATATTTTTCCCGGAAACGTCTACCATAACTGCGTTTCCGTTCTCATCAAAATGATTAAAACCCTGTGACATGATCAAAATCCCCCTGTTTAAGTTTTTACAAAAAGCGAGGCTCTTATTGTACGGGAACATACAATAAAAGCCTCGCCTGTTCATCACGATACGGTTGGAGTCTTTACCCACCGAAATTGACGACACCATGAATACTCATGAGTCAGTCACTCCCCTTTATCTAAATATTAATATAGCTTTTGAGAGTGTATTTGTCAAGATAATATTCGTAAGTTTTCACACATTTTCGCTACCATTCGCTTTGTTCTCAGTAATACAAAGATCAGCAGATTTCTGCACCTGCAGGCATTTCCTTTTCCGGTACCATCAGGGAAAGGTTTCCGTCTGCATCTTCTGCGCAGAGGATCATTCCTTCACTGAGTACACCGGCAAGTTTGGCTGGTTTCAGGTTTGTGACTACCATAACCCTCTTACCTACCATTTCTTCTGCACTGTAGTGTGCTTTGATTCCGGATACGATCTGGCGCACCTGGCTGCCGATCTGTACCTGTGAGCAGAGCAGTTTCTTTGATTTCTTTACTTCTTCACATTTGATGATCTTACCAACCTGGAACTGAAGCTTGCCGAAATCTTCAAATGTGATCTCCGGTTTTGCTTCGATATCAATTACGTCTTCTTTTTCTTCTTTTGCAGGTTCTTCTGCTTTCGGCGGATGAAGCTCTGCCACCTTTGCAAGTACTTCTTTCAGGTCAAGACGGGCGAAAAGGATCTCCGGTTTTTCAGTTACTTTATTTCCTGACGGATAGAGGCCAAAGGTCTTAAGGTCTTCCAGTTCTCTGTCCTGTGCATTTAACTGGGCAAGGATTCTCTCTGTTGTTTCCGGCATAAAGGATTTCAGCAGAACCGCACCAATGCAGATTCCCTCAACCAGATTGTAGAGAACTGTTGCAAGACGGTCTTTTTTCTCTTCATCCTTAGCAAGAGCCCATGGCATTGTTTCGTCGATGTATTTGTTGCAGCGTTTGAAGATTGTGAATACTTCTGTCATTGCATCTGCCACGCGGAGTTTATCCATTTTTTCGTTTACTTTGGCAGGTACGGAGAGAATGAAGTTCTTCAGATCATCATCTACAGGTTCTGTAACGCCTTTGTTTTCTACCACACCGCCAAAATATTTGTTTGACATGGAAATGGTACGGTTTACAAGGTTTCCAAGGGTGTTAGCGAGTTCAGAATTGAGACGCTCTACCATCAGTTCCCATGTGATCACACCATCATTCTCGAATGGCATTTCATGAAGTACGAAGTAGCGGACTGCATCTACACCGAAGAAGTCTACCAGTTCATCTGCATAGATTACATTTCCTTTGGATTTACTCATCTTACCATCACCCTGAAGAAGCCATGGATGTCCGAATACCTGTTTCGGAAGTGGCAGATCCAGTGACATCAGGAAAATCGGCCAGTAAATTGTATGGAAACGGATGATGTCTTTACCGATCAGATGCAGGTCTGCAGGCCAGAGCTTGTTGAACTGGTCTGTGCTTTCGCCATCGCAGTCGTAGCCGATTCCTGTAATATAGTTTGTAAGGGCATCAAGCCATACATATACTACGTGTTTCGGATCAAAGTCTACCGGGATTCCCCATTTGAAGGAAGTTCTGGATACACAGAGATCCTGAAGTCCCGGGAGAAGGAAGTTGTTCATCATCTCATTTTTACGGGATTCCGGCTGGATGAAGTCCGGATGTGTATTGATGTAGTCGATAAGTTTGTCGGCATATTTGCTCATTTTGAAGAAATATGCTTCTTCTTTTGCAGGTACACATGGGCGTCCGCAGTCCGGACATTTGCCGTCTACAAGCTGGGATTCTGTAAAGAAAGATTCGCATGGTGTACAATACATTCCTTCATAGTGTCCTTTGTAGATGTCGCCTTTTGCGTACATTTTTTTGAAGATTTTTTTGACCTGTTTTTCGTGGTCTTCATCTGTGGTACGGATGAATTTGTCGTAGGATGTGTTCATCAGATCCCAGATTCTTTTGATCTCACCGGATACGTTGTCTACGAATTCTTTTGGAGTGATTCCGGCTTCTTCGGCTTTTAATTCGATTTTCTGACCATGTTCGTCGGTTCCTGTCTGAAAGAATACGTCATAGCCCTGCTGACGTTTGTAGCGGGCGATGGCATCGGCAAGGACGACTTCGTAGGTGTTGCCGATATGGGGTTTGCCGGATGTGTAGGCGATGGCGGTGGTGATGTAGTATTTCTGTTTTTCCATGGGTTTGTTGTCTCCTTTTTTGAATGTGGACGCCCGGGAAATTATTTCTCTTTCTATGCGGTTTCGGGATCTAGTAACTCTAAGTGTCTGAAAATCTGCTAAAAGCATTCTCAAAAATCTCAAACTCGCTTCGCTCAGACAGTGAGATTTTTGTTCATAACGCAGATTTCCAGGCACTAAGATTTACACGATCCCTGCAAATGCATAGAAAGAGAAATAATTTCCCAGGCTGATTTTTGAAATGGTAACAACTGCTCCTTATTTATGGAAGAAAAACATAAATTCTTCATGGTAGGAAGGAACTGGTGTTGGGGGAAATAATTCCTCTCCGTCGCAGTGCGATCCTGCCCGGAGGGCTTTTTTATATTATAGGAACATTACAGAGTAATTTCCTATAATATAAAAAACGTCTCCTCAGACTATCTGAGAAGACGAGTATTACCCGTGTTACCACTTCTGTTCGTTTCCGGGCTCGCGCGGGGAAACCTTGGGAGGTACATTATGATACCTCTACGCTGTAACAGGCGTGCCTGTCGCTGCCTAAAGCTGTTGGCTCTCAGCAGTGCCTCTCGGAAGCCATCTTCAACCTGCTCCTTGCATATCCCTCTCAGCCTTTGGATCTGTGATATGTGATCCATTGGGATTTCTCTGTAATACGGTCTGCGGATTTACTCTCTTCTTCAATGAGTTTGTGTTATTTCGTAACAGCACTCCGCTCTGTGATCGTGGAACGCTGTTAGCTATAGGAAATAGTTATTTCCTGTTATAGGGAAAATATAGCACATTTTGGTGGGTTTGTAAACCCACATCGTTACTGGTTACTGTTCACTCCGTTCACAGTAACGTAGCCAAAATTCATTCCAGATTGCCTGCGGCAATGGAATTTTGGCTTGTATGTCTCTGGATTTTGGCATATTCAGTTTCCATCACCCATGGACTGGCAGGCAACAGTTTCTCAGCTTTTGGACAGGCTTTTCCCGATTTCCATGATCTGCTCATAGCACTGCCCGAAAAACATCCTGTATCCTTCACAGAAATAGTTTTTATAAAGTCCGGTATCAGGCTGAAAATCCCGATTGCGCTGGCAGCCTCCCCGGCAGAGTCGGAAATACTTACAGAGGCGGCACTCTTCATCCAATTTCCAGGATTGCTCGATGAACTGAATCTCGCTCCTTCTCTGGTTAATGTCGTCCAGGCGGTCAGTGTTAAAATTCCCCAGACGGTACTCATCCATCATATAAAAATCGCATGGATACACACTTCCGTCTGCCTCTACCACATTCTGGATTCCACAGACTCCTCTCTGTTCACAGGATTCCGCCATGTAACCTGCCGCAAGACCGACATAATTTTCAAACTGCCGGATAAAAGGCTGCTTTCCACGCCTCAAATCCTTGTACCACAGCCGGAATAAATCTGTCAGAAACTGTCCATATACCTCTGGTGAAAGGGAATACGGGGTTTTCCCATGTTCCTCCCCAAAGGGATCCAGACAGGCAATATATTGTTGATAATACCATCCTCGCCTTTGATAAGTGCCATATATTTCCCGAATATTCTCCGCGATTTTTGGCGTGACAACGGTTAGGATATTATAATCCACCCCATACTCATCCATCAGCATTGCCGTCTGATTGACACGGGCAAAGGTGCCGCTCCCGGAATGTGTGTGCCGCATAGAGTTATGGATTTCTTCCGTTCCGTCCACCGACAGGCCAATCAGGAAATGATTGTCTTTGAAAAACTGGCACCATTCTTCTGTAATTGCATAACCATTGGTCTGAAGCGCATTCTGTACCTGTACATGATTCCTGTTGTACTGGTTCTGAAATTCAATTGCTTTTTTGAAGAAACCAACTCCGCGCAGGGTTGGCTCACCGCCCTGATAAATGTAGCTTATCATGCCCTCTGCCCGCAGCATCGTTTTCCGTATTATGTTTTTCAGCGTTTGCTCACTCATGTACCCGAAAGATTCTTGTGTACGTTTCTGTGCTTCATCACAGTAGAAACAATAGTTGCAGGACATGTTGCACATGCTGGAAGATGGTTTCATTAAAACACTTATTGCTGGCATTTTACCTCTCCTTTATCTATAATTACTCTGTTTGTTTACCCCCGGTGGATAAAAGGCAACACACCACCGAAGGTATCTATGATCGTTCTTTCCTTGTATCTATGATTGTTCCGTATGTAAAATCATAGCACATTTTCTTTTTTCAGTTCCAGTACAGTTTTCCTCTTCACTGTGTCCTCGGCATTCGTATCTCTATGACAGTGTCCTGAAGGATATTGTACATGGTAAAAACCAGCGTGATGCCTGATTTTTCTCAATTCATTGTCCCCTCCAGCTTGTTCACAAGCAACTTATCATCCATGATTACCATACGAATGTCCATGGTTATCACCCTCCTGCAGTTTCGGCTATCGCTTTTATTCTTTGTCTTATTTTATAGAATCATGTCAGTTTTCACTGAGTGTATTCATCCCGAAACCAAAATCGCGGTATTTTCATATACTGTAACATACGCAAAATTATCTGTCTATTCAAAACCCGACTTATCATTATCAATTATACGTCATGCCATACATTTACATCGTTTATATATAACAGTTTTACAACAAAGGATGCTGCGCCCTTCTCGGTATCCCCGGTAAGATTATGCAGCACAATCATACTTCCGCAGATTCATAATCTTTTCCATATTTTCGGCATAAGTCAATAAAGGACTTCATTTGTTCTGTAAAATATTTCCGCTTATAATAAATCACATTCAGATTTCTTTTTAGCGGTTTTTTGAATGGTAACAGACATACATGATTCTCTTCCATATCTTTTTTTACTAAAAGGTAAGGAAGTACGGCAACGCCAAGACCGACAGACACCGCTTTTACAATAGCCTGTGTACTTGTGCTCTCCCAGACAGGATGAACTGTTATATTTTTCAGTTCAAAACCGGCATCCAGGATTTCCCGTCCCGCACTTCCTTTTTCCCGCATGAGAAAAGGATACGCTGACACTTCTTCCAAAGTAACCCATTTTTTATCAGCCAATGGATGCGTAACAGGAACAATCGCACATAAATGGTCTGTCATAAATGGAATTGCCATGATATCAGCGTATTCGGGCTGGTTTTCAATCAAAGCAATGTCAATCTTATTCTCTAAAACAAGTTGTTCAATAGCAGCAGACTGTTTGATAATAACAGTAATTTTTAGCATTGGATAAATTTCCTGATATTGTTTAAGCATTAGCGGGAGAATATGAGTGCCAATCGTAATGCTTGCACCGATACGGAGTGTTCCGCAATGATCCCAATCTTTAATTTTCTGTTCCATTTCATCAAACAACTCTATAATATGCAGTGCATATCTGTAAAGTTCATTCCCCGCTCCGGTCGGACTGATGTGCCGCCCAATCCGCTCAAAGAAACGGGTCCCATAATATTCCTCCATCTCTTTTATGGCAAGGCTGACGGACGGCTGAGCGAGATGCAGAACATCAGCAGCCTTTGTAATACTGTTGTGTTCATATACAGAGACGAATATTTTCATATATCTGAGCGTCATAATATCCCTTCTTCCAATCCATAATAAAACAGTTATCTATTTCATAGAATAATAATATTTTACATATGTGTCAAGAGCGGATATACTGGTATGCGAAGGAGGAAAAATCATGGAAAATAAAAAGAACGTATTATGGAAGCTATTCATATCAACTTTATATTTAAGTGCCTTTACATTTGGCGGCGGATATGTGATTGTTACATTGATGAAAAAAAAATTTGTGGATGATTATCACTGGATTGAAGAGAATGAGATGTTGGATTTGGTTGCAATCGCGCAGTCATCGCCGGGACCAATCGCAGTAAATGGCGCAATTGTAGTTGGGTATAAGCTTGCCGGAATGCCTGGAGTACTGGTGGCAATCATTGGAACAATTATTCCACCGTTTTTGATTATATCTGTGATTTCGGTTTGTTACAATGCTTTCCGCAGCAATTATTTTGTGAGCCAGATGTTGGAAGGTATGCAGGCTGGCGTTGGCGCGGTTATCGCATCTGTGACTTATGAAATGGGAGCCGATATCGTTCAGGATAAGAATGGCATATCCACAGTGATCATGGTTGGTGCATTTATTGCCTCCTGTATCTTTGAAGTAAATGTAGTCTATGTTGTTATCGTTTGCGGACTAATCGGAGTAATCCGGACATGTATTGCAAAGAGGAGGAAAAATAAATGATTTATCTGCAATTGTTTTTGAGTTTTTTACAGATTGGTTTATTCAGTTTTGGCGGTGGATATGCGGCAATGCCCTTGATTCAGGGGCAGGTGGTTACAGCACATGGTTGGCTCAGCATGTCTGAATTTACAGATCTTATCACCATTTCCCAGATGACACCAGGTCCGATTGCAGTCAATTCAGCAACTTTCGTTGGAATTAAGATTGCCGGGATTCCGGGAGCTTTGATTGCGACTCTTGGATGCATTTTGCCATCTTGCATCATTGTTACGGTGATTGCAAAGTTATATCTGAAATATAGAGAGATGGATATGCTACAGGGAGTCCTGAATTCTCTGAGGCCTGCTGTTGTTGCGATGATTGCATCTGCCGGAATTTCCATTTTGATTACAGCATTTTGGGGAAGTTCCGCATCAATTGCATTGGCAGGAACGAAATGGAGCCTTGTAGTGATATTTGCCATCTGTGTCGTATTACTTCAGAAAGTGAAAATGAACCCTATCTGGGTTATGGTGGCGGCAGGAGTTATGAAAGTGGCAGTATCATTCCTTGGAGGATGATACCCCACAGCCGACAGCGGGCATCACGGTTTCCTGTCCGCTAAGGGGAAATAAATCCATTATTTATCAGGCCACCACTTTGGAGTATTAGATGTAAGCAGAGACTGCTGGAATTCTTTAGGAGGAATTCCGGCAGTCTTTTTGAATACCCGGCTAAAATAAAGCGGATCGGAGAAACCCACCATGGATGCAATATCTGACAGTTTCATCGCATTTGTTGCAATTAGCTCCTTTGCTTTTTCTACCCGAAGTTCATTTAGATAACGCATCGGTGCAACCCCAATACGTTTCTTGAATATGTGGGAAAAATACCCGACACTTAACTTGCAATATTCTGCCATTGATGCAACATTCCAGTTATCTTTATACCGTTGATTAAGCTGCATGATCAGCCGGTCAATAGAGAAGTCATTTCCTAACGGAGAGAGAATCTGTTGATGGTAACGCGCGATGACGGCAAGTATTTGCAAAAAATTACATAGAACAACATCCTCAAAAAATGGTTTTTTCAATTGTAGCTCAATAATCGTTTCCTGAAAAAGAGTCTTTAACATAGTATGCTCCCCGATATAACAGTTATGTAGATTGTACTTCTCTATTATATTTTTACAGTTATTCCCGGTGAAATGAATCCAATAGATTTCAGGGTGCTCATTTGCATAATAGGAATAGATCTGAGGCTCTTTCGGACGGAAAAGAAGGATATTTCCGGCGCCTAATACTTTTCGTTCATTATTCAGCCAATAGTGACCGGCACCTTTGTAGACATAAATAAGCTGATAATCAACGCGGCCGGCAAAACGGTTCTGAGAATAATCTTTTGTTTTAAAAACCTGCATGCCGCAGCAGTTGACGGATAATGAAACAGAGTCATCAGCAAACCCGGTTACACGTCTTTCATTTCTTAAGTGCCCGGATACATTAATCATAAAAACACCCTCTTCCCTTTAGCCAGACTTTTTCTTTTTAAGGTAAATATAACACGAAAAAGCAGAACTGTCCATGCAAAACACATAAAAAGGTATGGAATAAAGATTTAAAACCACTATACTAAAATGAAGAGATGAGCAGAATAAACCATAGTGCATAAGATTGAAGGAGGATGTAACATGAGAAAACAATTGATATTTCTGATGACAGATACGACCAGAAAAGACATGGTCGGATGCTACGGCAATCCAAAGATGAAAACCCCGAATCTGGACCGTCTGGCTGAAGAAGGAATCCGTTATGAGAATGCGTATACCTGCCAGCCGGTCTGTGGACCGGCAAGAAGTGCAATCTTCACTGGTACATTTCCGCACACGAATGGCATGGTAACAAACAGCATTGCAATGGGGGACAATGTAAAGACGGTAGGACAAAGACTGAGTGATAACGGCATTGCATGCGGTTATATAGGGAAATGGCATCTGGATGGCTCAGATTACTTTGGAAACGGACGCTGCCCGGATGGCTGGGATTCAGATTACTGGTATGATATGAAAACTTACCTGAATGAACTAAGTGATGAAGATAAGGTGAAATCCAGAGATCCAAAGGAGGCTTACAAAGAAAGTTTTTCGGAAGAATTTACCTATGCACACCGCTGCTCGGATCGTGCAATTAAATATCTGGAAGAACATAAGGATGAAGATTTCTTCTTAAGTGTATCTTATGATGAACCTCACGGTCCGTCTCTTTGTCCGGCACCATTTAATCATATGTATGATGGGTTCAGGTTCGACAGTTGTCCGAATTTTCAGGATGACCTTTCTAAGAAACCATTCATGCAGAGACTGTGGTCTGGAAAGAACTTACATGCAGCGGAGGACGAAATCAATAAGCCATCCGATGGATTATCCTTATTCCTTGGATGTAA from the Blautia wexlerae DSM 19850 genome contains:
- a CDS encoding LysR family transcriptional regulator — translated: MKIFVSVYEHNSITKAADVLHLAQPSVSLAIKEMEEYYGTRFFERIGRHISPTGAGNELYRYALHIIELFDEMEQKIKDWDHCGTLRIGASITIGTHILPLMLKQYQEIYPMLKITVIIKQSAAIEQLVLENKIDIALIENQPEYADIMAIPFMTDHLCAIVPVTHPLADKKWVTLEEVSAYPFLMREKGSAGREILDAGFELKNITVHPVWESTSTQAIVKAVSVGLGVAVLPYLLVKKDMEENHVCLLPFKKPLKRNLNVIYYKRKYFTEQMKSFIDLCRKYGKDYESAEV
- a CDS encoding chromate transporter, whose product is MENKKNVLWKLFISTLYLSAFTFGGGYVIVTLMKKKFVDDYHWIEENEMLDLVAIAQSSPGPIAVNGAIVVGYKLAGMPGVLVAIIGTIIPPFLIISVISVCYNAFRSNYFVSQMLEGMQAGVGAVIASVTYEMGADIVQDKNGISTVIMVGAFIASCIFEVNVVYVVIVCGLIGVIRTCIAKRRKNK
- a CDS encoding chromate transporter — its product is MIYLQLFLSFLQIGLFSFGGGYAAMPLIQGQVVTAHGWLSMSEFTDLITISQMTPGPIAVNSATFVGIKIAGIPGALIATLGCILPSCIIVTVIAKLYLKYREMDMLQGVLNSLRPAVVAMIASAGISILITAFWGSSASIALAGTKWSLVVIFAICVVLLQKVKMNPIWVMVAAGVMKVAVSFLGG
- a CDS encoding AraC family transcriptional regulator, which gives rise to MINVSGHLRNERRVTGFADDSVSLSVNCCGMQVFKTKDYSQNRFAGRVDYQLIYVYKGAGHYWLNNERKVLGAGNILLFRPKEPQIYSYYANEHPEIYWIHFTGNNCKNIIEKYNLHNCYIGEHTMLKTLFQETIIELQLKKPFFEDVVLCNFLQILAVIARYHQQILSPLGNDFSIDRLIMQLNQRYKDNWNVASMAEYCKLSVGYFSHIFKKRIGVAPMRYLNELRVEKAKELIATNAMKLSDIASMVGFSDPLYFSRVFKKTAGIPPKEFQQSLLTSNTPKWWPDK
- a CDS encoding sulfatase-like hydrolase/transferase, which translates into the protein MRKQLIFLMTDTTRKDMVGCYGNPKMKTPNLDRLAEEGIRYENAYTCQPVCGPARSAIFTGTFPHTNGMVTNSIAMGDNVKTVGQRLSDNGIACGYIGKWHLDGSDYFGNGRCPDGWDSDYWYDMKTYLNELSDEDKVKSRDPKEAYKESFSEEFTYAHRCSDRAIKYLEEHKDEDFFLSVSYDEPHGPSLCPAPFNHMYDGFRFDSCPNFQDDLSKKPFMQRLWSGKNLHAAEDEINKPSDGLSLFLGCNSFADYEIGRVLDKIKEVAPDAMVIFTSDHGDMLGAHRLFSKNAAAYREVANIPLIIKGGAKGCVEDAMASHIDIAPTIMDYFGLPIPKLLEGKSMLPQIYEPSKEINDVVYTEFTRYELDHDGFGGLQIMRAVMSKRYKLVIHLLDSDEFYDLEKDPYEMNNLIDDETYTEIRNEMHDRLIEHMNSTRDLYRGYQWRMRPWRKDFIPNWENEGYTRQRENEEYEPRQLDYDTGLPMESSVRKKC